Proteins from a single region of Campylobacter sputorum:
- a CDS encoding cysteine peptidase family C39 domain-containing protein: protein MEKILKILIIIVSLCIYLNAEFAVKSYYEIKNERVVRQSYEESCGASSIATLINLFDIKKYSESDILNYLLDDNKTINTNMVSFKELKEVLNKIGYESNGYQMDRNLFDKLNIPVIVKVENDPRYPHFVVAINHKGDFITILDPSFGEYISLKNDFFNLWDRQGNGGYALIVAPNIKNINLYNKLKLPNKILFEK, encoded by the coding sequence GTGGAAAAAATTCTAAAAATATTAATCATTATAGTGTCTTTGTGTATTTATTTAAATGCTGAGTTTGCAGTAAAATCATATTATGAAATTAAAAATGAAAGAGTAGTAAGGCAAAGCTATGAGGAGTCTTGCGGTGCTTCATCTATTGCGACTTTGATAAATTTATTTGATATAAAAAAGTATAGCGAGAGCGATATATTAAATTATCTATTAGATGATAATAAGACAATAAATACAAATATGGTAAGTTTCAAAGAGTTAAAAGAGGTATTAAATAAAATAGGATATGAATCAAATGGTTATCAAATGGATAGAAATTTGTTTGATAAATTAAATATACCAGTTATTGTTAAAGTAGAAAATGACCCTAGGTATCCACATTTTGTTGTTGCAATAAATCATAAAGGTGATTTTATAACTATACTTGATCCAAGCTTTGGAGAGTATATAAGTCTCAAAAATGATTTCTTTAATCTATGGGACAGGCAAGGTAATGGTGGTTATGCACTAATAGTGGCTCCTAATATAAAAAATATAAATTTGTATAATAAACTAAAATTACCAAATAAAATATTGTTTGAAAAATAA